A stretch of the Argentina anserina chromosome 6, drPotAnse1.1, whole genome shotgun sequence genome encodes the following:
- the LOC126797891 gene encoding vacuolar protein sorting-associated protein 55 homolog, giving the protein MFSASILLQVLACALYNNWWPMLSALMYVLVPMPCLFFGGGSTHILFTRESDGWINAAKFLTGASTVGSLAIPIILRHAHMIETSAMWIEFFSFFIFVCTVMCFHRASLEDEW; this is encoded by the exons ATGTTCTCGGCTAGCATCTTGCTGCAGGTCCTG GCTTGTGCACTATACAACAACTGGTGGCCTATGTTGTCTG CTCTCATGTATGTTCTGGTACCTATGCCTTGTTTATTCTTTGGTGGTGGTTCTACTCATATTTTATTTACGAGGGAGAGTGATGG GTGGATAAATGCTGCTAAGTTTTTGACTGGGGCATCAACTGTGGGGAGCCTAGCCATTCCCATAATTCTTAGGCACGCTCATATGATTGAAACATCTGCTATGTGGATCGAGTTCTTTTCATTCTTTATATTTGTGTGCACCGTCATGTGTTTCCACCGCGCCAGCCTCGAAGATGAGTGGTGA